A genomic window from Sphingobacterium spiritivorum includes:
- a CDS encoding toprim domain-containing protein, with product MNSREAWFKNPFNGGDERTASTKLDIHRNIWYSHSEGFGGNNIDFLMKFLDTENLSTVLDWADERKNIFSFHQQTVLDKVQVMQQENERAYTILSVEPLGNKALTDYLTDVRKIDIEIARVYCQEIYYRTAKGQTYFAASFKNDAGGYELRNSYDKRSLLTKGITTIDNGNKDVVLFEGFTDLLSFMTLKKNAGKPYLNTNFCILNTTANLQKAYPFLGRHNGITSYLDTDSSGLKSYNSLRSHFEKTHTVKNGMEELQRQDNRIKDVNDYLIFTSSKEQTQNIQSGRKLSNR from the coding sequence ATGAACAGCCGTGAAGCATGGTTTAAAAACCCATTCAATGGAGGAGACGAAAGAACGGCTTCGACAAAGTTGGATATCCATAGGAATATCTGGTACTCGCATTCGGAAGGATTCGGAGGAAATAACATTGACTTCCTGATGAAGTTTTTGGATACGGAAAACCTATCAACTGTTTTAGATTGGGCTGATGAAAGAAAAAATATCTTTTCTTTTCACCAGCAGACCGTATTGGATAAAGTACAGGTCATGCAACAAGAAAATGAACGCGCTTACACCATCCTTTCCGTTGAGCCTCTCGGAAACAAAGCTCTGACAGACTATCTGACCGACGTACGCAAAATAGATATTGAAATTGCCAGAGTATACTGTCAGGAAATCTATTACCGGACGGCAAAAGGACAGACGTACTTTGCCGCAAGTTTTAAGAATGATGCAGGTGGATACGAACTGCGCAACAGCTATGATAAACGCTCCCTATTGACAAAGGGGATCACCACGATCGATAACGGCAACAAAGATGTTGTTTTGTTTGAGGGCTTCACGGATCTGCTATCCTTTATGACGTTAAAAAAGAATGCAGGTAAGCCGTATCTAAATACGAACTTCTGTATCCTGAATACGACCGCCAATCTGCAAAAAGCATATCCATTCTTAGGGCGACATAACGGAATAACAAGCTATCTGGACACAGATAGCAGTGGTTTAAAATCGTACAACAGTTTGCGAAGCCATTTTGAAAAAACGCACACCGTAAAAAATGGAATGGAAGAATTGCAGAGGCAAGACAACAGGATCAAGGATGTCAATGACTATCTGATTTTCACATCATCCAAAGAACAGACCCAAAATATTCAATCGGGAAGAAAACTATCGAATAGGTAG
- a CDS encoding potassium channel beta subunit family protein, with protein MEYRRMGKTGLQLSVLSFGSWVTFARQTDDQQNDRLMSVAYDAGINFFDNAEVYSNGLSEEMMGRILKQKDWDRSSYVVSSKAFFGWKGADKKPNQHGLSRKHLTEACHEALTRLQVEYLDLYYCHRPDKNVPIEEVVRTMNTLIQQGKILYWGTSEWSAAEIVEAHAAAGRLGLEAPAVEQPEYNLFNRQKMEADYLTIFKNLGMGTTIWSPLASGLLTGKYNNGIPEDSRLALEGYGWLKDRALAQDKLNRVEELGKLAVQLAVSLPTLAIAWCVRNPNVTTAILGATKESQLLENLKALEVLPLLTPEVLTQIDDIMQTRPFVSEY; from the coding sequence ATGGAATATAGAAGAATGGGAAAGACGGGGCTCCAGCTGAGTGTGCTTTCCTTCGGATCCTGGGTGACTTTTGCCCGTCAGACGGATGATCAGCAGAACGATCGCCTTATGTCTGTGGCTTATGATGCGGGGATCAATTTTTTTGATAATGCAGAGGTTTATTCCAACGGTTTGTCGGAGGAGATGATGGGACGTATCCTGAAGCAGAAGGATTGGGACCGCTCCTCTTATGTGGTATCCAGCAAGGCTTTTTTTGGCTGGAAGGGTGCGGATAAAAAGCCTAATCAGCATGGTTTGAGCCGCAAGCATCTTACGGAGGCTTGCCATGAGGCGCTGACACGCCTGCAGGTGGAGTATCTGGATTTGTATTATTGCCATCGTCCGGATAAGAATGTGCCGATTGAAGAGGTGGTGCGTACGATGAATACGCTGATTCAGCAGGGTAAGATTCTGTATTGGGGTACGAGTGAGTGGTCTGCAGCAGAGATAGTGGAAGCGCATGCTGCAGCAGGTAGACTGGGACTGGAGGCTCCTGCTGTCGAACAACCGGAATATAACTTGTTTAACCGCCAGAAGATGGAAGCGGATTACCTGACTATCTTTAAAAATCTGGGTATGGGTACGACGATCTGGAGTCCGCTGGCTTCGGGTCTGCTGACCGGAAAGTATAATAACGGTATACCGGAAGATTCGCGTCTGGCACTGGAAGGATATGGCTGGCTTAAAGACAGAGCACTGGCGCAGGATAAACTGAACAGGGTAGAGGAACTGGGAAAACTGGCGGTGCAGCTGGCTGTATCGTTGCCTACACTGGCGATTGCCTGGTGTGTACGCAATCCGAATGTAACTACAGCTATCTTAGGTGCAACCAAAGAGAGTCAGTTGCTGGAAAATCTGAAAGCACTGGAGGTATTGCCGTTACTGACACCGGAGGTGTTAACGCAGATCGACGATATTATGCAGACCAGACCTTTTGTATCCGAATATTAA
- a CDS encoding relaxase/mobilization nuclease domain-containing protein, whose translation MIAKIIEGRSFGGCVGYALKKDSEIIHVNGLRTDSAKTITQDFNFQRMLNPRLGKAVGHIILSWNTEDKNKLNNDIMLSAAKRYLSKLDIRDTQCLMVRHHDRQHDHIHIIFNRVNDHGKTISNSNQRYKSFKACKELNALYGFKQSEGKRNVNRGRLKGNDLTKYQIYDTVKAGIRHSKNWKELQNYIRYRGVEMQFKYRLGSDEVQGISFIKDEQTFRGSAIDRSLSFGQIDKALNSIDNSIELNQITGSYVSKDHSIDRNIGETLGHITSALFSNPEITPEQDDPLIKKRKKKENYGLKR comes from the coding sequence ATGATAGCGAAGATAATTGAGGGCCGATCTTTCGGCGGATGCGTTGGATACGCCCTGAAAAAAGATAGTGAGATTATCCATGTAAATGGATTACGGACGGATTCGGCAAAGACCATCACACAGGACTTTAATTTTCAGCGGATGCTGAATCCAAGATTGGGCAAGGCAGTCGGACACATTATTCTTTCGTGGAATACAGAAGATAAAAACAAGCTGAATAATGACATCATGCTATCCGCAGCTAAGCGTTATTTATCAAAATTAGATATTAGGGATACCCAATGCTTAATGGTGCGCCACCACGACCGCCAACATGATCATATCCATATTATTTTTAATCGGGTAAACGATCATGGCAAAACTATCTCCAATAGCAATCAGCGGTATAAGAGCTTTAAAGCTTGTAAAGAATTAAATGCATTATATGGCTTTAAGCAGTCCGAAGGAAAACGAAATGTCAACAGAGGTAGACTGAAAGGTAATGATCTAACGAAATACCAAATTTACGACACCGTCAAGGCAGGCATACGACACAGTAAAAACTGGAAGGAACTACAAAATTATATCCGTTACAGAGGTGTGGAAATGCAGTTTAAATATAGATTGGGGTCGGATGAGGTTCAAGGTATTTCGTTCATCAAAGATGAACAGACATTTCGGGGTTCTGCCATAGACCGCTCATTGAGCTTCGGACAGATCGACAAGGCTTTAAATAGCATAGATAATTCTATTGAACTAAATCAAATTACTGGAAGCTATGTTTCGAAGGATCATTCTATAGACAGAAATATCGGAGAAACACTTGGTCACATAACATCAGCTTTATTTTCGAACCCCGAAATTACACCAGAGCAAGATGATCCGTTGATCAAGAAAAGAAAAAAGAAAGAGAATTACGGACTAAAACGTTAA
- a CDS encoding plasmid mobilization protein, giving the protein MKNNKKKGGRPALENKKQFRINVRFDESEHNRVLHNAKIAGMSKSEWVRKSAILRKITPRFTEEQLKAFRAITGASNNLNQLTKKAHQSGLIEVTQECKNTIHHINHCINKLLHHDSEDN; this is encoded by the coding sequence ATGAAAAATAACAAGAAAAAAGGCGGAAGACCCGCACTCGAAAATAAAAAACAGTTCAGGATCAATGTCCGTTTCGATGAAAGCGAACATAACAGAGTTTTGCATAATGCAAAAATTGCAGGTATGAGCAAATCGGAATGGGTACGCAAATCTGCGATCCTACGAAAAATTACACCTAGGTTTACCGAAGAACAATTGAAAGCTTTTAGGGCGATTACTGGGGCTTCGAACAATCTAAATCAGCTAACTAAAAAAGCACACCAGTCTGGACTGATTGAGGTGACACAGGAATGCAAAAATACGATCCATCACATTAACCATTGTATCAATAAACTACTGCACCATGATAGCGAAGATAATTGA
- a CDS encoding carbohydrate-binding family 9-like protein, with protein MKNILLSTICTLLLVSPSPGQQNIAQFEALQSIPQTYAVVKTGNPIEIDGKATEQDWQNTAWTNLFVDIQGKQLPDPAYKTQVKMLWDDEYLYVYAQMEEPHIWGNLEKHDDIIYHNNDFEIFIKPNIHQSEYYEIEVNVLNTIFDLLLSKPYRFGGNALVHWDVKGLRSAVHNEGTVNNPDDTDKYWAVEMAIPFESLRAYGPGNAPKPKDYWQINFSRVQWQHEIQNGKYSRKLKNNKRIEEDNWVWSPIGVINMHYPERWGYIQFVTEQQDTVPELPPYYTISKLSWNIHYLQKLYFDKNKVYTAKLSHLPSYTTHIQPYLKAYDAELLTNSQKNYYSLLLRSKSNPRQTAIVDSKGNFDTNP; from the coding sequence ATGAAAAACATCCTGCTATCGACGATCTGTACACTGTTGCTGGTTTCCCCTTCCCCCGGTCAACAAAATATAGCCCAGTTCGAGGCCTTGCAAAGCATACCTCAGACCTACGCTGTAGTAAAGACCGGCAATCCGATAGAAATTGATGGGAAAGCCACTGAACAAGACTGGCAGAATACAGCCTGGACAAATCTCTTTGTCGATATACAGGGGAAGCAACTTCCCGATCCGGCATACAAGACACAGGTCAAGATGCTCTGGGATGACGAATACCTCTATGTATATGCACAGATGGAAGAGCCACATATATGGGGAAATCTGGAGAAGCATGACGACATTATTTACCACAATAATGACTTTGAGATTTTTATCAAACCGAATATACACCAAAGTGAATATTATGAGATAGAAGTAAATGTACTCAACACCATTTTTGACCTGTTGCTGTCCAAACCTTACCGTTTTGGCGGAAATGCACTCGTTCACTGGGATGTTAAAGGATTGCGTTCGGCTGTTCACAACGAAGGAACAGTCAATAATCCGGATGATACAGACAAGTACTGGGCTGTAGAAATGGCCATTCCGTTTGAATCTTTACGCGCTTACGGACCGGGAAATGCCCCTAAGCCAAAAGATTACTGGCAGATCAACTTCTCACGTGTACAGTGGCAGCATGAAATCCAGAATGGAAAATACAGCAGAAAATTAAAAAACAATAAACGCATAGAAGAAGACAACTGGGTATGGTCACCGATAGGAGTCATCAATATGCACTATCCGGAACGCTGGGGCTATATCCAGTTTGTCACCGAACAGCAGGATACCGTACCGGAACTACCTCCTTATTATACGATATCCAAACTGAGCTGGAACATCCATTATTTACAAAAACTGTATTTTGACAAGAATAAGGTCTATACAGCCAAACTAAGTCATCTGCCCTCCTATACGACACATATTCAGCCGTATCTGAAAGCCTATGACGCAGAACTGTTGACAAACTCGCAAAAAAACTATTATAGCCTGCTCCTGCGCAGCAAGTCCAATCCCAGACAGACTGCTATAGTAGACAGCAAGGGAAATTTTGATACTAATCCATAA
- a CDS encoding GNAT family N-acetyltransferase yields MKTLQFKRAKPNDSELLSETAFKSKKIWNYSDEQMNLWTNELTITDSYIKRNKVFKIFDSKNFLGFCSLVYKEKHIEIDHFWLLPENIGKEYGKKTFDFIKETAKESSSNIIRVYAEPNSNGFYRKMGGKIIQRKESKIKGRFLNVYEFEV; encoded by the coding sequence ATGAAAACATTACAATTTAAACGAGCCAAACCAAACGATTCAGAACTTTTATCAGAAACCGCATTTAAGTCTAAGAAAATTTGGAACTATTCAGATGAACAGATGAATTTATGGACAAACGAATTGACAATAACAGATTCCTATATTAAAAGAAATAAAGTTTTTAAAATATTCGATAGCAAAAATTTTTTAGGTTTTTGCTCTCTTGTCTATAAGGAAAAACATATTGAAATAGACCACTTTTGGCTTTTACCTGAAAATATTGGGAAGGAATATGGGAAAAAAACTTTTGATTTCATCAAAGAAACAGCTAAAGAAAGCAGCTCGAATATTATAAGAGTTTATGCGGAACCTAATTCTAACGGTTTTTATAGAAAAATGGGTGGAAAAATAATCCAAAGAAAAGAGAGTAAAATAAAAGGACGATTTTTAAATGTCTATGAATTTGAAGTTTAA
- a CDS encoding AAA family ATPase, whose translation MITISNSDSVIGTLGNFSASTGKAKSRKTFNVISLVAAALSGKQILQYKVKVPINRPLVLYCDTEQSRFHCHRLISRVYKLINYPTTEVHENLKFISLREYPTKERISIIEYALSKYAGKICLVIIDGIRDLVYDINNATEATEITGKLMKWSQELNIHIHTVLHLNKGDDNTRGHLGTELNNKAESILQVTKSDLDTNYSTVAPKFIRDIEFEPFTFFIDDGLPVLDENFDLSGTVSRKGFDYQELSKENHREVLQEMFNGSEITCTYDEYVGRLRNAYLAKGFNFGINKAKQLKTFLENKRMVIKNDKTYRFNPEFYY comes from the coding sequence ATGATAACAATCAGCAATTCCGATTCCGTTATCGGTACATTAGGAAATTTCAGCGCATCCACCGGAAAGGCCAAGAGTAGGAAAACATTCAATGTGATTTCATTGGTCGCTGCTGCATTGAGCGGAAAACAGATATTACAGTATAAGGTCAAAGTTCCCATAAACCGTCCATTGGTACTGTACTGCGATACGGAGCAGAGCAGATTCCATTGCCACAGGTTGATTTCAAGGGTTTACAAACTCATAAATTACCCGACAACGGAAGTCCATGAAAACCTAAAATTTATATCCCTGAGGGAATACCCCACTAAAGAGCGCATAAGTATCATCGAATATGCCCTGTCCAAATATGCGGGCAAAATATGTCTGGTCATCATAGACGGGATCAGGGATCTTGTTTACGACATCAATAATGCTACGGAAGCGACCGAAATTACCGGCAAGCTGATGAAATGGTCACAGGAGCTGAATATACACATCCATACCGTACTGCACCTAAACAAGGGTGATGACAACACCAGAGGGCATTTGGGGACAGAATTGAACAATAAGGCTGAATCCATATTACAGGTCACCAAAAGCGATCTGGATACAAACTACAGCACCGTGGCGCCAAAGTTCATCAGGGATATCGAGTTTGAGCCATTTACCTTTTTTATCGATGATGGTTTGCCCGTACTGGATGAGAACTTTGACCTGTCAGGTACAGTATCGAGAAAGGGATTCGACTATCAGGAGCTTTCCAAAGAGAACCATCGGGAAGTGTTACAGGAAATGTTCAACGGCAGTGAAATAACCTGCACATATGATGAATATGTTGGCAGATTACGGAATGCGTATCTGGCAAAGGGCTTCAATTTCGGCATCAATAAAGCCAAACAGCTGAAGACATTTCTGGAAAACAAACGGATGGTCATCAAAAACGATAAGACCTACCGGTTCAACCCTGAATTCTATTATTAA
- a CDS encoding coiled-coil domain-containing protein, whose amino-acid sequence MNSKYFRRRKPFDFDPHPLDVGVPFSKNDTHADVHFLIKVQRLPESQLEDLFLRHFNYYKAEFNDTDGREFFKELWQTVNSELKKERSKSQEKLSATQKRRNDLRIQKFQYFIENILPKYDRWNFTVSLSKKYEIVSEQLLQEVKSKTQIEFQRTQELIDSAFTKLANSSNASTESNINTIKTILENYLDSNKEEQEELKKQFIQKQNLDRLLAQYNTTLKELDEFKEQVKKLKKEKSRLNSLDHHKINILNGDKLNLIALFDEFMKAKIIINGKAETFLGTNAHITWAKIISNHFLEHDKPIPFGTVENYFCDGKPTDIDNSDRKFKIIPIE is encoded by the coding sequence ATGAACAGTAAATATTTCAGAAGAAGAAAACCGTTTGACTTTGATCCGCATCCATTGGACGTGGGCGTCCCTTTTTCCAAGAACGATACGCATGCGGATGTACACTTTCTTATAAAAGTTCAGCGACTTCCAGAGAGTCAACTTGAAGATCTCTTTTTGCGCCACTTCAACTATTACAAAGCTGAATTCAACGATACTGACGGCAGAGAGTTTTTTAAAGAATTATGGCAGACTGTTAATTCCGAGCTAAAAAAGGAAAGAAGCAAATCACAGGAAAAGCTGTCGGCGACACAGAAAAGAAGAAACGACCTTAGAATACAGAAATTCCAGTATTTCATCGAGAATATCCTTCCCAAATATGACCGATGGAATTTCACGGTAAGTCTGTCAAAAAAATATGAGATAGTCAGCGAGCAACTATTGCAAGAAGTAAAGAGCAAAACTCAAATAGAATTCCAGCGGACACAGGAATTGATCGATTCGGCATTTACGAAACTTGCCAATTCATCCAATGCAAGTACAGAATCCAATATAAATACCATAAAAACTATTCTGGAGAACTATCTAGATTCGAACAAAGAGGAACAGGAAGAATTAAAAAAGCAATTCATCCAGAAACAAAATCTCGATCGTTTGCTAGCACAGTATAATACGACATTAAAAGAATTGGATGAATTTAAAGAACAGGTTAAAAAGCTCAAAAAAGAGAAATCCCGATTGAATTCCTTGGATCATCATAAAATCAATATACTGAACGGCGACAAACTTAATCTGATCGCGTTGTTTGATGAATTTATGAAAGCAAAGATAATAATCAACGGAAAAGCAGAAACATTCCTAGGGACTAACGCCCATATAACATGGGCAAAAATCATTTCCAATCATTTTTTGGAACATGATAAGCCAATTCCATTCGGAACAGTAGAGAACTATTTTTGTGACGGTAAACCCACCGACATTGACAATTCAGATCGCAAATTCAAAATTATTCCAATTGAATAG
- a CDS encoding aminoglycoside 6-adenylyltransferase AadS, whose amino-acid sequence MKVREEKLRTIIEWSEKNEDVRVLLLTSSLVNPLALVDEFSDLDIEFVFEDNTNYISDKSWTLKFGNPIAMIEEDESCFNHKHAMKMLLYEDGVKVDFKLYSKSKFIKETQEKELPEDWDIGYKILIDKDGITKQMLKPTYQISIIKKPSEKEFQNLINDFWWDTTYVAKCLVRDEIFYAKFMSETVIRTEYLIPLIEWHIASEHNWNITTNKYGRLFKKYLNQEMWAKTEQTFSGSDIKENWTALFSMTDLVSEIGTELSKKLEYKYPDKLENDIRKYLAGLKPKT is encoded by the coding sequence ATGAAAGTCAGAGAAGAAAAGTTAAGAACAATTATAGAATGGTCGGAGAAAAACGAAGATGTAAGAGTTCTTCTTCTGACAAGTTCACTTGTAAATCCTTTAGCACTTGTTGACGAATTTAGTGATTTAGACATTGAATTTGTTTTTGAGGATAATACAAATTACATTTCAGACAAAAGCTGGACGCTTAAATTCGGAAATCCAATTGCTATGATTGAAGAAGACGAAAGTTGTTTTAACCATAAACACGCAATGAAAATGCTACTTTATGAAGACGGTGTGAAAGTAGATTTTAAACTTTACAGCAAATCAAAATTTATAAAGGAAACGCAAGAGAAAGAATTACCAGAAGATTGGGATATTGGTTATAAAATTTTAATTGATAAAGATGGTATTACAAAGCAAATGCTGAAACCAACTTATCAAATTTCCATTATCAAAAAACCGTCTGAAAAAGAGTTTCAAAATCTAATAAACGATTTTTGGTGGGACACAACTTACGTGGCAAAGTGTCTTGTGAGAGATGAAATATTCTATGCGAAATTTATGTCGGAAACCGTTATTCGCACAGAATATTTAATTCCTTTAATTGAATGGCACATTGCAAGTGAACACAATTGGAACATAACGACCAATAAATATGGACGGCTTTTCAAAAAGTATCTTAACCAGGAAATGTGGGCTAAAACAGAACAAACATTTTCAGGGAGCGATATAAAGGAAAATTGGACTGCTCTATTTTCAATGACTGATTTAGTTTCAGAAATAGGAACTGAATTGTCAAAAAAATTAGAGTACAAATACCCGGATAAATTAGAAAATGACATACGAAAATATTTAGCTGGACTAAAACCCAAAACATAA
- a CDS encoding helix-turn-helix domain-containing protein, producing the protein MITLDRNALRDCVKDAVREELQVFISKVGNMDDPPQKKQPTKLMTKKEMANELDISLVSLTEWMKQGRIPYKRMGKRIYFNKEDVMASMTNFNHNKGGK; encoded by the coding sequence ATGATTACACTGGATCGAAATGCCCTTAGAGATTGTGTCAAGGATGCAGTTAGGGAAGAACTACAGGTTTTTATTTCAAAGGTTGGTAATATGGACGATCCTCCGCAAAAAAAGCAACCGACAAAACTAATGACCAAAAAGGAAATGGCAAACGAGCTTGATATTTCCCTTGTCAGCCTGACCGAATGGATGAAACAGGGGCGTATTCCCTATAAACGTATGGGAAAGCGCATTTACTTCAACAAAGAAGATGTTATGGCATCCATGACGAACTTCAACCATAACAAAGGAGGTAAATAA
- the rplS gene encoding 50S ribosomal protein L19 — MDLVKFVEEQAVTKNEIPAFKAGDTISVHYKIREGNKERVQVYQGVVIQLNSEGTNATFTVRKISNGIGVERIFPVNSPNIDQIVVNSYGKVRRAKLFYLRDRTGKAARIKTRRV; from the coding sequence ATGGATTTAGTAAAATTTGTAGAAGAACAAGCGGTTACGAAAAACGAAATTCCCGCTTTCAAAGCAGGAGATACCATCAGCGTTCATTATAAAATTCGCGAAGGAAACAAAGAGCGTGTGCAAGTGTACCAAGGTGTGGTGATCCAATTAAACAGCGAAGGTACTAATGCAACTTTCACCGTACGTAAAATCTCTAACGGTATTGGTGTTGAGCGTATTTTCCCTGTAAATTCCCCTAACATTGACCAAATTGTAGTAAATAGCTACGGTAAAGTTCGTCGTGCGAAATTATTCTATTTACGCGATCGTACTGGTAAAGCTGCTCGTATCAAAACAAGACGAGTATAA
- a CDS encoding tyrosine-type recombinase/integrase has product MNSEIILETFEKRLLMQRYAGNTIRSYKDYASIFLKHVSKYPSLEEIPLSDIEAFINEKVQNGKISVSYQKGLVGAIKKMYELILDKKIQLDYLYPKRSFSKLPKFFSKEEVRNILDNTQNLKHKAILMTIYSCGLRLSELLNLKIKDIKSSDGIIRIHQSKGNKDRIVSLPDKLLATLRHYYQAFKPKEYLFEGERGGKYSERSVQLILKKALIKANVQSEGSVHTLRHSYATHLIQSGIDIRIVKELLGHENIKTTMIYTHITDIDKQKTPSPLDFL; this is encoded by the coding sequence ATGAATAGCGAAATCATACTTGAAACCTTCGAAAAGAGATTGCTGATGCAGAGATATGCTGGCAATACCATTAGATCGTACAAGGATTACGCTAGTATATTTCTTAAACATGTTAGCAAATATCCCTCCCTTGAAGAAATTCCACTGTCAGATATTGAGGCGTTTATAAACGAAAAAGTTCAAAATGGGAAAATTAGTGTTTCCTATCAAAAAGGATTAGTGGGCGCAATCAAGAAGATGTACGAACTGATATTGGACAAAAAAATCCAACTGGATTACTTATACCCGAAACGATCATTTTCTAAATTACCTAAATTCTTTTCAAAAGAAGAAGTAAGAAATATTCTCGATAACACTCAAAATCTAAAACACAAGGCTATTCTGATGACAATCTATAGTTGTGGACTACGTCTTAGCGAACTGTTGAATCTCAAAATCAAAGACATAAAATCTTCCGATGGAATTATCAGAATCCATCAAAGCAAAGGTAATAAAGATCGGATTGTATCATTACCAGACAAATTGCTGGCGACTTTGAGACATTATTATCAAGCATTCAAGCCAAAGGAGTACCTCTTCGAAGGTGAGAGGGGTGGCAAGTATAGCGAACGAAGTGTACAGTTGATTCTGAAAAAAGCATTGATCAAAGCAAATGTTCAGTCGGAAGGCTCTGTACATACATTGCGACATTCTTATGCCACACATTTAATCCAATCAGGTATCGATATCCGAATTGTAAAAGAGTTATTGGGTCATGAAAATATAAAAACGACTATGATCTACACTCATATCACTGACATAGACAAGCAAAAGACTCCTAGCCCTCTTGATTTTTTATAA
- a CDS encoding site-specific integrase gives MKVNFYLDKPYNPDISPEKVKQELAKVGGKKKNLAQKFWNPSPTALYLFFSPDKSCRIKYRTNYKILPKSWDFEKERLKPSASGALEFNVELNNLANCCTREAMRKKETNQFLSKEDYKQIVQDCIDRDNAVNSEISISHLKTQFLSYKSNFVKEGTLKEYRTVFKGLEDFEKHKGTKLILREMDGKFLDQFEVFLSRKKNTNDGDKEGLLNDTIHKYISTLKVFLKWCNDNDYLVHPDVFKTQKTNFKKKAYNEIIALSESEIQKLMNHDLSDRPSLERVRDLFCLLCYTGQRFEDLINFDPKDIKNNAWDFISVKVKKRVIVPFEGYIAPAKDILERIGYSVPKISNQKFNEYIKTVGKLAGMDEIIKITRYSGKQKLVIEKRKYDFLSSHVGRRSMVTNLLSRNVPITLVQKLTAHSDIRTLMKYESANTDSLIDALNKF, from the coding sequence ATGAAAGTGAATTTTTATTTAGATAAGCCCTATAATCCCGATATTTCGCCTGAAAAGGTCAAACAGGAATTGGCAAAGGTTGGAGGGAAAAAGAAGAACCTTGCACAAAAGTTCTGGAATCCATCGCCCACTGCACTGTATCTCTTCTTTTCACCGGATAAATCCTGTAGGATAAAATACAGGACAAACTATAAGATATTGCCCAAAAGTTGGGATTTTGAAAAGGAAAGGCTTAAACCAAGTGCCAGCGGAGCGTTGGAATTCAATGTTGAACTGAACAACCTTGCAAACTGCTGTACAAGGGAAGCAATGCGAAAAAAAGAAACAAACCAGTTTCTTTCCAAAGAGGATTATAAACAGATTGTACAGGACTGTATTGACAGGGACAATGCCGTCAATAGTGAAATATCCATTTCCCACCTGAAAACCCAGTTCCTTTCCTACAAATCCAATTTTGTCAAAGAGGGTACGTTAAAAGAATACCGGACAGTCTTTAAGGGATTGGAGGATTTTGAGAAGCATAAGGGAACAAAACTTATCCTTAGGGAAATGGACGGTAAATTTCTCGATCAGTTTGAGGTATTTCTAAGCAGGAAAAAGAACACGAACGATGGAGATAAAGAGGGCTTGCTGAATGACACCATCCACAAGTACATCTCCACGTTAAAGGTATTCCTAAAGTGGTGCAACGACAATGATTATTTGGTGCATCCCGATGTCTTCAAGACCCAGAAGACAAACTTTAAGAAGAAAGCCTACAATGAGATCATTGCCCTGTCAGAATCCGAAATACAGAAACTGATGAACCATGATCTTTCGGACAGACCCAGTCTGGAAAGGGTACGGGATCTGTTCTGTCTATTGTGCTACACAGGGCAAAGATTTGAGGATCTGATCAACTTTGACCCAAAGGACATAAAAAACAATGCTTGGGACTTCATTTCGGTAAAAGTCAAAAAAAGGGTGATCGTACCTTTTGAGGGGTATATTGCCCCAGCAAAGGATATCTTGGAGCGTATCGGTTACTCCGTGCCCAAGATATCCAACCAGAAGTTCAATGAATATATCAAAACTGTCGGCAAACTGGCAGGAATGGACGAAATCATAAAGATCACAAGGTATTCAGGTAAGCAAAAGCTGGTGATAGAAAAAAGGAAGTACGACTTCCTATCGAGCCATGTCGGCAGAAGATCAATGGTAACGAACCTATTGAGCAGGAACGTACCCATTACACTTGTGCAGAAACTGACCGCACATTCCGACATAAGGACTTTAATGAAATACGAATCGGCAAACACGGATTCGTTAATCGATGCACTGAACAAATTTTAA